The following proteins are encoded in a genomic region of Micrococcaceae bacterium Sec5.8:
- a CDS encoding PIG-L deacetylase family protein, whose protein sequence is MNSSAALAQSPFDPAHHRIERVLCFAAHPDDLDFGAAGTIAAWTAAGVQVSYCIMTDGDAGGFDPGQRDEIARLRIEEQRRAAALVGVTDIHYLHERDGYLEASHSVIRDVVRLIRMLRPDVVLSMHPERNWARIQKSHPDHLAVGEAVTRAVYPALENPFAYPELAEAGLEAYKLPWLWLFAGPDERDNHVMDVTDHVEAKLAAIHVHVSQHPDLEAMDRTVRGLMLRTAERANLPSGRSAEAFHVVAVNGPGTIAGF, encoded by the coding sequence TTGAACTCCTCCGCCGCCCTGGCACAAAGCCCGTTCGATCCGGCCCACCACCGGATCGAACGGGTGCTTTGTTTTGCTGCCCATCCTGACGACCTCGATTTCGGCGCCGCCGGCACAATCGCCGCCTGGACCGCTGCAGGGGTGCAGGTCAGCTACTGCATCATGACCGACGGTGACGCGGGAGGGTTCGACCCCGGCCAGCGGGACGAGATTGCCCGGCTCCGGATTGAGGAACAACGCCGCGCCGCCGCCCTCGTCGGGGTGACGGACATCCACTACCTGCATGAGCGCGACGGATACCTCGAGGCCTCACACAGCGTGATTCGCGACGTCGTGCGGCTGATCCGCATGCTGCGGCCCGACGTCGTGCTTTCCATGCACCCGGAACGGAACTGGGCGCGGATCCAAAAGAGCCATCCGGACCACTTGGCGGTGGGGGAGGCCGTGACCCGTGCGGTCTATCCGGCGCTGGAGAATCCGTTCGCTTATCCGGAGCTCGCCGAGGCCGGGCTGGAGGCCTACAAGCTGCCGTGGTTGTGGCTCTTCGCGGGGCCGGATGAGCGGGACAACCACGTCATGGATGTCACCGACCACGTAGAGGCCAAGCTCGCCGCGATCCATGTCCATGTCAGCCAGCATCCTGATCTTGAGGCCATGGACCGCACCGTTCGGGGACTGATGCTCCGCACCGCGGAGCGGGCCAACCTGCCATCGGGCCGGAGCGCCGAGGCCTTTCATGTCGTAGCTGTCAACGGCCCCGGCACCATCGCCGGGTTCTAG
- a CDS encoding electron transfer flavoprotein subunit alpha/FixB family protein, whose translation MAKVLVFIDNPGQVLKKSSLELLTIARSLGEPAVALNGELHDDVAAALGAYGVQSLYRPSAADLNDYLVGPKASYLAAAVQTADATIVLTENSAEAREVAARLGIKLGAGVITDVVAVDPDGTAHKSVLAGSYTTAAKATTPVTVLTVKANSVTPEPAVTGTAPVTSTVRVPDTAAAASARITARNEKPASGRPDLAEARIIVAGGRGVDGNFGPLEDLADALGAAIGASRAATDAGWIGHDAQVGQTGKTVSPQLYISAGISGAIQQKAGMQTAKVIVAVNKDAESPIFEIADFGIVGDLFQVLPQATEEIKKRRG comes from the coding sequence ATGGCAAAAGTACTCGTATTCATTGACAACCCGGGCCAGGTCCTCAAGAAGTCCAGTCTGGAACTGCTCACCATTGCCCGGTCTTTGGGCGAACCGGCGGTCGCGCTGAACGGTGAACTGCACGACGACGTCGCAGCGGCCCTGGGCGCCTACGGGGTTCAATCCCTGTACCGGCCCTCCGCTGCGGACCTGAATGACTACCTCGTCGGCCCGAAGGCCTCCTACCTGGCAGCAGCCGTGCAGACGGCCGATGCCACCATCGTCCTGACCGAGAACTCGGCAGAAGCCCGCGAAGTCGCTGCCAGGCTCGGCATTAAACTCGGTGCCGGGGTCATCACCGACGTCGTCGCAGTGGACCCGGACGGCACGGCGCACAAATCCGTGCTGGCAGGTTCGTACACCACCGCTGCCAAGGCCACGACGCCGGTCACTGTCCTGACAGTTAAGGCCAACAGCGTCACCCCGGAACCCGCGGTTACCGGCACGGCCCCGGTCACCTCCACCGTCCGGGTGCCGGACACCGCCGCTGCGGCGTCAGCCAGGATCACGGCCCGCAATGAGAAGCCCGCCAGCGGCCGCCCTGACCTCGCGGAGGCGCGGATCATCGTGGCTGGCGGCCGGGGCGTCGACGGCAATTTCGGCCCCCTCGAAGACCTCGCCGATGCCCTGGGCGCAGCGATCGGCGCCTCCCGTGCCGCAACTGACGCCGGCTGGATCGGCCACGACGCGCAGGTCGGCCAAACCGGCAAGACCGTTTCACCGCAGCTGTATATCTCTGCGGGAATATCCGGGGCCATCCAGCAAAAGGCCGGCATGCAGACCGCCAAAGTGATCGTCGCCGTGAACAAGGACGCGGAGTCACCCATTTTCGAGATCGCCGACTTCGGCATCGTGGGGGACCTGTTCCAGGTTCTTCCGCAGGCCACCGAAGAAATCAAGAAGCGCCGGGGCTGA
- a CDS encoding electron transfer flavoprotein subunit beta/FixA family protein, which produces MKIIVLVKHVPDAQFDRHLTGEANTTDRTESILSELDEYALEAALQLIEARGGEAAGHKVIALSMGPAGAVNAVKKSLQIGATEGVHLMDQALAGSDAAATSLALAAAVRHLGAETPVDLVLTGMASTDGETSLVPAQLAERLDLPQVTFASSLELDGTRLTARRDGDAHAETVEATLPALVSVTDQINDPRYPNFKGIMAAKKKTITTLGLADIGVDPSQVGPSGSWTAVESAEARPARTAGTIITDEGDAGIKLVDFLAAQKML; this is translated from the coding sequence TTGAAGATCATTGTGCTGGTCAAACACGTCCCGGACGCCCAGTTCGACCGGCACCTCACCGGCGAGGCGAACACAACGGACCGCACCGAAAGCATCCTGTCCGAACTCGACGAATACGCCCTCGAGGCGGCCCTGCAGCTGATCGAGGCCCGCGGCGGGGAAGCGGCCGGCCACAAGGTCATCGCCCTGAGCATGGGCCCGGCCGGCGCGGTCAACGCCGTGAAGAAGTCCCTGCAGATCGGCGCCACCGAGGGCGTCCACCTCATGGACCAGGCGCTCGCCGGCTCCGACGCCGCAGCCACCTCACTGGCGCTGGCCGCAGCCGTCCGCCACCTCGGCGCGGAAACACCGGTGGACCTTGTCCTCACCGGCATGGCCTCCACCGACGGCGAAACTTCGCTGGTGCCGGCCCAGCTGGCGGAACGGTTGGACCTGCCGCAGGTCACCTTCGCCTCGTCCCTGGAACTCGATGGCACCCGGCTCACCGCCCGGCGCGACGGCGATGCCCACGCGGAGACCGTCGAAGCGACGCTGCCTGCACTCGTCTCGGTCACGGACCAGATCAATGACCCCCGGTACCCGAATTTCAAGGGCATCATGGCGGCCAAGAAGAAAACGATCACCACCCTGGGCCTCGCCGACATCGGCGTTGACCCGTCGCAAGTTGGGCCATCCGGCTCCTGGACCGCCGTCGAATCCGCTGAGGCGCGCCCGGCGCGCACCGCCGGAACCATCATCACCGACGAGGGGGACGCCGGCATCAAGCTGGTTGACTTCCTGGCCGCCCAGAAGATGCTTTAA